The following are from one region of the Rosettibacter firmus genome:
- a CDS encoding GspE/PulE family protein — protein sequence MLDAQLEMADKIGYLLLKKGIIDSKILEQALKVKEADQTNKKRNLAQILVEEFGFEHDVIFREVAILYAFKELNIRPEELPEERINEIKNFINRQPQEVKQMLLEHRIIPFKYDEKVKDKLILAAVDPTDRAIAKVAYALNVKKYEINYLRKKDYDKLINMIIASENVYLKMIEEAGEELHVVQEETIDEEELDAEINKSALINLIEAALVEGVRKGVSDIHIIPKGAMRTEIHFRIDGKLQLWHVQENTMPEAIMAVVKDRSKGLDRFEREKAQDGFMQREIDGHIIRFRVSVLPIVGTELKNKFESIVIRILDDRKVIKDLNKLGLTGYAHQAFVKAINQPQGMIILTGPTGSGKSTTLIAALYQVINPTKNVLTVEDPVEYVIEGARQLKIGHKMNFEQAIRSILRHDPDIVLVGEMRDKETAETAIKLANTGHLTFSTLHTNDAPSAVARLYKMGIEPFLIAYAINIIVAQRLIRKLCEHCKRKVTNIEEHVKSAGLNPQDWLGYEIYEAVGCDKCNNTGYKGRMAIHEALYFTKEIRRIIVRSGEEVDEEAIREQARKDGTISLRESGFEKVKLGLTSIQEVIGATMED from the coding sequence ATGTTAGATGCCCAATTGGAAATGGCGGATAAAATTGGATATCTATTATTAAAAAAGGGAATTATCGATTCAAAAATTTTGGAACAGGCATTAAAAGTAAAAGAAGCAGATCAGACAAATAAAAAGCGTAATCTTGCACAAATTCTTGTGGAAGAATTTGGATTTGAACACGATGTAATTTTTAGAGAAGTAGCCATTCTTTATGCATTTAAAGAATTAAACATTCGACCAGAAGAACTTCCCGAGGAAAGAATTAATGAAATAAAAAATTTTATTAACAGGCAACCGCAAGAAGTTAAACAAATGCTTCTTGAACATCGGATTATTCCTTTCAAATATGATGAGAAGGTTAAAGATAAACTTATTCTTGCTGCTGTTGATCCAACCGATAGGGCAATTGCAAAAGTTGCTTATGCACTGAATGTTAAGAAGTATGAAATAAATTATTTAAGAAAAAAAGATTATGATAAACTTATCAATATGATCATTGCTTCCGAAAATGTATATCTTAAAATGATTGAGGAAGCAGGCGAAGAACTTCACGTTGTTCAGGAAGAAACAATAGACGAAGAAGAATTAGATGCCGAAATAAATAAAAGTGCATTAATTAATTTAATCGAAGCTGCATTGGTTGAAGGTGTTCGAAAAGGTGTGAGTGATATTCATATTATTCCTAAAGGAGCAATGCGAACTGAAATACATTTTAGAATTGATGGAAAACTTCAATTATGGCATGTTCAGGAAAATACAATGCCCGAAGCAATTATGGCTGTTGTTAAAGATCGTTCTAAAGGTCTCGATCGTTTTGAAAGAGAAAAAGCTCAGGATGGTTTTATGCAAAGAGAAATTGATGGACATATAATTCGTTTCAGAGTTTCTGTTCTTCCAATAGTTGGAACAGAGTTAAAAAATAAATTTGAAAGCATTGTAATAAGAATACTTGATGATAGAAAAGTTATAAAAGATTTAAATAAACTTGGATTGACAGGCTATGCACATCAAGCATTTGTAAAAGCAATAAATCAACCACAGGGAATGATAATTTTAACAGGTCCTACAGGAAGTGGAAAATCTACAACACTAATAGCAGCATTGTATCAGGTTATTAATCCAACTAAAAATGTTCTCACTGTAGAAGATCCAGTTGAATATGTTATTGAAGGGGCAAGACAGCTTAAGATTGGTCACAAAATGAATTTTGAACAGGCAATAAGATCAATACTTCGTCACGATCCCGATATTGTTCTTGTAGGAGAAATGCGTGATAAAGAAACTGCAGAAACTGCTATAAAACTTGCAAATACAGGTCACCTGACTTTTTCAACACTTCACACAAATGATGCTCCAAGTGCTGTTGCACGACTTTATAAAATGGGAATAGAACCTTTCTTAATTGCATATGCAATTAATATTATTGTTGCTCAACGATTAATCAGAAAACTGTGTGAACATTGTAAAAGAAAAGTAACAAACATTGAAGAACATGTAAAAAGTGCAGGTTTAAATCCGCAAGACTGGCTTGGTTATGAAATTTATGAAGCAGTTGGATGTGATAAGTGTAATAATACTGGTTATAAAGGAAGAATGGCAATTCACGAAGCTCTTTATTTCACAAAAGAAATTAGAAGAATAATTGTTCGCTCTGGCGAAGAAGTTGATGAAGAAGCAATTCGTGAACAGGCAAGAAAAGATGGAACTATCAGTCTTCGTGAATCTGGTTTTGAAAAAGTAAAACTTGGTTTGACTTCAATTCAGGAAGTTATTGGTGCAACAATGGAAGATTGA
- a CDS encoding isoaspartyl peptidase/L-asparaginase family protein has protein sequence MKFITRLFISFLLLSSLLLAQNKFGIVIHGGAGVIKNLPPEIEKEYISKLSEALEAGYKILQNDGSSLDAITAAINILEDSPLFNAGKGAVLTENGIAELDASIMDGKTLKAGAVAGVHHVKNPINLARLIMEKSPHVMMIGKGAEEFGKLFNIELVDSTYFITKERWNQYLKLKDTLEKHGTVGAVALDKSGNLAAGTSTGGMIMKKFGRVGDSPIIGAGTYANNNTCAVSGTGHGEYFIRLCIAKDISSLMEYKNLSLEEAANQVINKLTNLGGTGGVIAIDRYGNIAMPFNTDGMFRGYYLSDGNKIIKIYKE, from the coding sequence ATGAAATTTATTACTCGTCTGTTTATTAGTTTCCTGTTATTAAGCTCATTGCTGTTAGCTCAGAATAAGTTTGGGATTGTAATACATGGTGGTGCTGGAGTAATAAAAAATTTACCGCCCGAAATAGAAAAAGAATATATTTCAAAATTATCAGAAGCACTCGAAGCAGGATATAAAATTCTACAAAATGATGGCTCTTCTTTAGATGCAATAACTGCTGCAATTAATATACTTGAAGATTCACCATTATTTAATGCAGGAAAAGGTGCTGTTCTAACAGAAAATGGAATAGCAGAACTCGATGCATCAATAATGGATGGTAAAACATTAAAAGCTGGAGCAGTTGCAGGTGTACACCATGTAAAAAATCCAATTAATCTTGCAAGATTAATAATGGAAAAATCTCCCCATGTTATGATGATTGGAAAAGGAGCCGAAGAATTTGGAAAACTATTCAATATCGAACTTGTAGATTCTACATATTTCATCACAAAAGAAAGATGGAACCAGTATTTAAAGTTGAAAGACACATTAGAAAAACATGGAACGGTAGGTGCAGTTGCTCTTGATAAATCCGGAAATCTTGCAGCAGGCACTTCTACTGGAGGTATGATAATGAAAAAATTTGGAAGAGTTGGTGATTCTCCAATAATTGGTGCAGGTACTTATGCAAATAATAATACGTGTGCAGTCTCTGGCACTGGACACGGCGAATATTTTATTCGACTCTGTATTGCTAAAGATATTTCTTCTCTTATGGAATATAAAAATCTATCATTAGAAGAAGCTGCAAATCAGGTTATTAACAAATTAACTAATCTCGGTGGAACTGGAGGCGTTATTGCAATTGATCGATACGGTAATATTGCAATGCCATTTAACACAGATGGTATGTTTAGAGGATATTATTTAAGTGATGGTAATAAAATTATTAAAATCTATAAAGAATAG
- a CDS encoding enoyl-CoA hydratase/isomerase family protein, with translation MEKGKITVSVVNGIATVNFYHPKSNILPSPLLKELTDAINNLANNKSANVIIIRSEGNKTFCAGASFDELLAIKDYKSGKEFFMGFARLFNAMRKCPKFIIARVHGKAVGGGVGIAASADYTLASSEASVRLSEILLGIGPFVVGPAIERKIGKTAFITMSIDAEWHDAFWAKQNGLYTKVFANNHELDEAVSSLAKKLASYNPEAIEQMKKVFWKGTEDWEELLEERAEISGRLVVSEFTKNYIKAFKGKL, from the coding sequence ATGGAAAAAGGAAAAATTACTGTAAGTGTTGTAAATGGAATTGCAACAGTTAATTTTTATCATCCTAAAAGCAACATATTACCCAGTCCACTTCTTAAAGAACTTACTGATGCAATAAACAATCTGGCAAATAATAAATCTGCAAATGTTATAATAATAAGAAGTGAAGGGAATAAAACATTTTGCGCCGGTGCATCATTCGACGAACTTTTAGCTATTAAAGATTACAAAAGTGGAAAAGAATTTTTTATGGGCTTTGCAAGACTATTTAATGCAATGAGAAAATGTCCAAAATTTATCATTGCTCGTGTACATGGTAAAGCTGTGGGCGGGGGAGTTGGAATAGCAGCCTCTGCAGATTATACACTGGCCTCAAGCGAAGCTTCTGTTAGATTAAGTGAAATACTCCTGGGAATTGGACCTTTTGTTGTTGGTCCTGCAATCGAAAGAAAAATCGGGAAGACAGCATTCATTACAATGTCTATTGATGCTGAATGGCACGATGCATTCTGGGCTAAACAAAATGGTTTATATACAAAAGTTTTCGCAAACAATCACGAACTTGACGAAGCTGTCTCTTCTCTTGCAAAAAAATTAGCAAGCTATAACCCCGAAGCAATTGAACAAATGAAAAAGGTCTTCTGGAAAGGTACTGAAGATTGGGAAGAGTTACTCGAAGAACGAGCTGAAATTAGTGGTAGATTAGTTGTTTCTGAATTCACAAAAAATTATATAAAAGCTTTCAAAGGGAAATTATGA
- a CDS encoding aminopeptidase C: MKRFSANKVLILFLIIPLILFAQDKKKKEKKEQYQFTMIYQVKTTPVKDQAKTGTCWSFATTSFIETELIRMGKGEHILSPMWNVRFTYPKKAQNYIRYNGLTNFGMGGQAHDVMNVIREYGFVPEEIYKGMNINEDKHNHGEMDAVLKSIVDAVAKKRGGKITPVWQKVVESTLDIYLGVPPKEFYYNGKLYTPKSFVDSLGFNPDDYVELTSFTHHPFYTKFELEIPDNWSKDLYYNVPIDDLMRVMDYALEHGYSIAWDGDVSEKTFDRKKCIAIIPVDSTDEEDDKEDNVKNDSPVKEKFVTQEMRQETFDNQTTTDDHLMHVVGLAKDQNGTKYYYTKNSWGTKNKKYDGYWYMSESYARLKVIAIMVHKDAIPPDIREKLKI, from the coding sequence ATGAAAAGATTTTCGGCAAACAAAGTACTCATATTATTTTTGATTATCCCGTTAATTTTATTTGCACAGGATAAAAAGAAGAAAGAGAAGAAAGAACAATATCAATTCACAATGATTTATCAGGTGAAGACCACGCCAGTCAAAGATCAGGCAAAAACTGGAACTTGCTGGTCGTTTGCTACAACTTCTTTTATTGAAACTGAATTAATAAGAATGGGGAAAGGAGAACATATTCTTTCGCCAATGTGGAATGTTAGATTTACTTATCCTAAGAAAGCTCAAAATTATATTCGATATAATGGATTAACTAATTTTGGGATGGGGGGACAGGCACATGATGTTATGAATGTAATAAGAGAATATGGATTTGTACCTGAAGAAATTTATAAGGGAATGAACATAAATGAAGATAAACATAATCATGGAGAAATGGATGCCGTACTAAAATCAATTGTTGATGCAGTAGCAAAGAAACGTGGTGGAAAAATTACTCCCGTATGGCAAAAAGTTGTTGAATCAACACTTGATATTTATCTCGGTGTTCCACCAAAAGAATTTTATTACAATGGTAAATTATATACACCAAAGAGTTTTGTGGATTCTCTTGGTTTTAATCCAGATGATTATGTGGAATTAACTTCGTTTACACATCATCCATTTTATACAAAATTTGAGCTTGAAATTCCAGATAACTGGAGTAAAGATTTATATTACAATGTTCCAATAGATGATTTGATGAGAGTAATGGATTATGCACTTGAGCATGGATACTCGATTGCATGGGATGGTGATGTAAGCGAAAAAACTTTTGACAGGAAAAAATGTATTGCAATTATTCCAGTTGATTCGACAGATGAAGAAGATGATAAAGAAGATAATGTTAAGAATGATTCACCAGTAAAGGAAAAATTTGTTACACAAGAGATGCGTCAGGAAACTTTTGATAATCAAACTACTACAGATGACCATTTAATGCATGTTGTAGGACTGGCAAAAGATCAAAATGGAACAAAATATTATTACACAAAAAACTCATGGGGAACAAAAAATAAAAAGTATGATGGCTACTGGTATATGTCAGAGTCTTATGCAAGATTAAAAGTGATAGCTATAATGGTTCACAAAGATGCAATTCCACCTGATATAAGGGAAAAACTAAAAATATAA
- a CDS encoding DUF1761 domain-containing protein: MEPLYPINFLAIFVCALIAMGLDFLYYSPILLGKLWITSDEKSDETEQNNFVKIKLCMINFFSQFVMAYILARLMSYIGASTPQEGIRLAFMMWIGFIATSLTMSYVSEGKKFTQFLIDGGFHFIVLLIFGIILGAWH; this comes from the coding sequence ATGGAGCCTTTATATCCTATTAATTTTCTTGCAATATTTGTGTGTGCATTAATAGCAATGGGACTCGATTTTCTTTACTACAGTCCTATTTTATTAGGTAAACTCTGGATTACCTCTGATGAAAAATCAGATGAAACTGAACAAAATAATTTTGTCAAAATAAAATTATGTATGATAAATTTCTTTTCTCAATTTGTGATGGCATACATACTTGCCAGATTAATGAGTTATATTGGGGCTTCAACTCCTCAAGAAGGGATTAGACTCGCATTTATGATGTGGATTGGATTCATTGCAACAAGTTTAACGATGTCATACGTTAGTGAAGGTAAAAAGTTCACACAATTTTTAATTGATGGTGGATTCCATTTCATCGTTCTATTAATTTTTGGAATCATACTTGGTGCCTGGCATTAA
- a CDS encoding type II secretion system F family protein, with protein MIEVRFNAIRPTGQAISGTLTEPTYGEAKKKIHKLAQKNNLKIHSIQKKSTYIYKIRRGNEKPIVGEQRAFSKEEVVNALRKLGYEVISVNKKYFEFNFKPPQQDIVSYVKISAELLDQKLPYSEILTLLINDIQNKTLRETLRQINNELKKGADSETTFLRYQSVFGKFTAYMLGLASKSGNMAEIYKATAKFLERQQEFKKNLRSALITPLVTLFVLFLAVIFYVGYIFPETAKLFVKFKIDLPPLTAATLKISDFLIGNILWVTLAIILPPIILFQFAKTKKGKLIVDRLMYKIPIIGNLIHKTSIEVFCRVFYTLYTGSAESIDPIRIAAEATGNSYFENQIKNVAIPLMIKRGMGITDAFQASGVFTETALSRFHSGEETGTIKNTALQLANYYESETVFRLKNIIEMIQLAIAMVIMIVMIGLTLISAETATISPKSPLAQ; from the coding sequence ATGATAGAAGTAAGATTTAATGCAATAAGACCTACAGGACAGGCAATAAGTGGAACACTTACAGAGCCTACTTATGGAGAAGCAAAAAAGAAAATTCATAAACTTGCTCAAAAAAATAACTTAAAAATTCATTCCATTCAGAAAAAAAGCACATACATTTATAAAATTAGAAGAGGCAACGAAAAACCAATTGTAGGAGAACAAAGAGCATTTAGTAAAGAAGAAGTTGTAAATGCATTGCGAAAACTTGGTTATGAGGTTATATCCGTCAACAAAAAATATTTTGAATTTAATTTCAAACCACCACAACAGGATATTGTTTCTTATGTAAAAATTAGTGCAGAACTTTTAGATCAAAAATTACCGTACAGCGAGATTCTAACTCTTTTAATAAATGATATACAGAATAAAACACTCCGTGAAACTTTAAGGCAAATTAACAACGAACTTAAAAAAGGGGCTGATAGCGAAACTACTTTTCTTAGATATCAATCTGTGTTTGGAAAGTTTACTGCCTATATGCTTGGTCTTGCATCTAAAAGTGGTAATATGGCAGAAATTTATAAAGCCACAGCAAAATTTCTTGAACGTCAACAGGAATTTAAAAAGAATTTAAGAAGTGCATTAATTACACCGCTGGTTACATTGTTTGTTCTATTTCTTGCTGTAATATTTTATGTTGGTTACATCTTTCCAGAAACAGCCAAATTATTTGTGAAATTTAAAATTGATTTGCCACCACTAACTGCTGCAACATTAAAAATTAGTGATTTTCTAATTGGTAATATTTTATGGGTTACACTTGCAATAATATTACCACCTATTATTCTTTTTCAATTTGCAAAAACCAAAAAAGGGAAATTGATAGTTGATAGACTGATGTATAAAATACCAATTATCGGGAATCTTATTCACAAAACTTCTATTGAAGTATTCTGTCGTGTGTTTTATACACTTTATACTGGTTCGGCAGAAAGTATTGATCCTATTAGAATTGCAGCAGAAGCAACGGGAAATAGTTACTTTGAAAATCAAATAAAAAACGTTGCTATACCTTTAATGATTAAAAGAGGAATGGGTATAACAGATGCCTTTCAGGCAAGTGGAGTATTTACAGAAACAGCATTATCGAGATTCCATTCTGGCGAAGAAACTGGAACTATTAAAAATACTGCTCTTCAACTTGCTAATTATTATGAAAGCGAAACCGTATTCAGATTAAAAAATATAATTGAAATGATTCAACTTGCTATTGCTATGGTAATAATGATAGTTATGATAGGCTTGACATTAATATCTGCTGAGACAGCAACTATAAGTCCAAAATCACCATTAGCACAATAA
- a CDS encoding type IV pilus twitching motility protein PilT, which yields MIEEAKQILANFANKIPATVFGPERVKFIADHIESIPDDQKLLIIQFANHILSLMIERQASDVEIGGFGTQGYVWFRIFGKKERVKDLPTMTPDQAAVLILSLLNKNQRNYLLEQRNLDFSYTFFYDKQNTNVRFRADAYFDLDTLALNMRAIQAKIRPLESLEFHPLAIKTMSHNYIKFGLSLVTGITGSGKSTTLDAIIDYHNQFDPCHIVIIASPVEYVHTSKVSIIKHREVGRDVLSFKDGVIQSLRQDPDIIVIGEMRDPDTIMAALEVTDTGHKVFSTLHTSSAVESIDRIIAEVHPVEQERVRNRLADVLISVVSQKLVPSLDGKRVLAKEVLIVTPSVRAAIKNNNTSEIYMMINQGGPQGMITMEQDLLRLYMEKKISKENAIAYANNKTRIMQLLKAV from the coding sequence ATGATTGAAGAAGCAAAACAAATACTTGCAAATTTTGCAAATAAAATTCCTGCTACGGTTTTTGGACCTGAACGGGTAAAATTTATTGCTGACCATATTGAGAGCATACCAGACGATCAAAAATTATTAATAATTCAATTTGCAAATCACATTTTGAGTTTAATGATAGAACGACAGGCTTCTGATGTTGAAATAGGTGGATTTGGTACTCAGGGTTATGTATGGTTTAGAATTTTTGGAAAAAAAGAGCGTGTAAAAGATTTGCCTACAATGACACCCGACCAGGCTGCTGTACTTATCTTATCTTTATTAAATAAGAATCAAAGAAATTATTTGCTTGAACAAAGAAATCTCGATTTCAGTTATACTTTTTTTTATGATAAACAAAATACAAATGTAAGATTTCGTGCAGATGCTTACTTCGATCTTGATACTCTTGCCTTAAATATGAGAGCAATTCAAGCTAAAATTAGACCTTTAGAATCTCTTGAATTTCATCCACTCGCTATTAAAACAATGAGCCATAATTACATTAAGTTTGGTCTTTCGCTGGTTACAGGAATAACTGGTTCTGGTAAATCCACAACATTGGATGCTATTATTGATTACCATAATCAATTTGATCCATGTCATATAGTTATAATTGCTTCTCCAGTTGAATATGTTCATACATCAAAAGTTTCTATAATAAAACACAGAGAAGTAGGACGAGATGTATTATCATTTAAAGATGGAGTAATACAATCGTTGCGTCAGGATCCAGATATAATTGTTATTGGAGAAATGAGAGACCCCGATACAATTATGGCAGCTTTAGAGGTAACAGATACAGGTCATAAAGTATTTTCTACATTGCATACATCTTCGGCTGTAGAGTCAATTGATCGTATAATTGCTGAAGTTCATCCAGTTGAACAGGAAAGAGTAAGAAATAGATTGGCAGATGTTTTAATTTCAGTAGTATCTCAAAAACTTGTTCCAAGTCTTGATGGCAAAAGAGTTTTAGCAAAAGAAGTTTTAATTGTAACGCCAAGTGTTCGTGCTGCTATTAAAAACAATAACACGAGTGAAATTTATATGATGATTAATCAAGGTGGACCACAGGGCATGATTACAATGGAACAAGATTTGTTGCGTCTTTATATGGAAAAGAAAATTTCGAAGGAAAATGCAATTGCTTATGCCAATAATAAAACTCGTATTATGCAATTATTAAAAGCAGTGTAA
- a CDS encoding Mut7-C RNAse domain-containing protein: MKTIFLRFYEELNDFLPAEKRKRLFEHKFWGQPSIKDVIESLGVPHTEVDLILVNGESVSFNYLVKDNDHISVYPEFETFDISNLQKLRKTSLRKPKFICDVHLGKLARNLRMFGFDVYYENNLNDEKIVEISLKEKRTILTRDLGILKRSNVIRGYFVRSENPQEQIIEIINRFHLTNQIKPFTLCLECGSKLKRISKKEIIHLIPEKVKKTQNRYFICTQCKKIYWRGIHFEKMNATVKKIKSLLV, from the coding sequence ATGAAAACTATCTTTTTAAGATTTTATGAAGAACTAAATGATTTCCTTCCTGCAGAAAAAAGAAAAAGATTATTTGAGCATAAATTCTGGGGACAACCATCAATTAAAGATGTAATTGAATCACTTGGTGTTCCTCATACCGAAGTCGATTTAATTTTAGTTAACGGCGAATCTGTTAGCTTTAATTATCTTGTTAAAGATAATGACCATATCTCTGTTTATCCAGAATTTGAAACCTTCGATATTAGCAATCTCCAGAAATTAAGAAAAACCTCACTTCGTAAACCTAAATTTATTTGTGATGTTCATCTCGGAAAACTTGCAAGAAATTTAAGAATGTTCGGCTTTGATGTTTATTATGAAAATAATTTGAATGACGAAAAAATTGTTGAAATCTCATTAAAAGAAAAAAGAACTATTCTTACCAGAGATCTCGGAATACTTAAAAGAAGTAATGTTATACGTGGTTACTTTGTTCGCAGTGAAAATCCGCAAGAACAAATAATTGAGATAATAAACAGATTCCACTTAACCAATCAAATAAAACCATTTACATTATGCCTTGAATGCGGGAGTAAATTAAAACGAATATCAAAAAAAGAAATTATTCATCTTATTCCGGAAAAAGTAAAGAAAACACAAAACAGATATTTCATTTGTACACAATGCAAAAAAATATACTGGCGTGGTATTCATTTCGAGAAGATGAATGCAACTGTCAAAAAAATCAAATCGTTATTAGTATAA
- a CDS encoding type II secretion system protein GspD, giving the protein MKRSFILLILLIQCLHLNAQIDLQQKLKGYVNPEELVTLSENIPFNQAIEVLSAVSQKVSGKKIVSTVNLTTPIGVELDKIHYKKALFIIVQYNNLTLEETESTIIVKKKEEPKAQLAKDVYAPVDEREVRISAVLFEANVAEMRERGINWEFLLSRSGLSIGGKLVTVQEQVQQQTGTTTQVQQKPPEFSVETQSEFSMGKFDGSATSLFRFFESQNLGKIISRPTISTVNGVKGRTQVGSDISIKERDFAGNLIDRFYSTGTIIEVTPYIYTEEGIDYVYMKLKVERSSAIPGTITTEIRKTAAETNVLLLDGEETAIGGLFLNEESVDRRGVPILKDLPWWVFGLKYIFGYDQKTVTTKEIIILIKAEILPPLKERISTKRERGVLKDELLKNKEAMENYKQESNIKSDDPKK; this is encoded by the coding sequence ATGAAAAGATCATTTATACTTTTGATATTGCTAATTCAATGCTTGCATTTAAATGCTCAAATAGACCTTCAACAAAAATTGAAAGGATATGTTAATCCAGAAGAACTTGTAACACTTTCAGAAAACATTCCCTTCAATCAAGCAATTGAAGTGCTTAGTGCAGTTAGCCAGAAGGTTAGCGGTAAAAAAATAGTTTCAACTGTGAATTTGACAACTCCAATTGGAGTTGAGTTAGATAAAATTCATTATAAAAAGGCTTTGTTTATCATTGTTCAATATAATAATCTAACATTAGAAGAAACTGAATCAACAATAATTGTAAAGAAAAAAGAAGAACCAAAAGCACAACTTGCAAAAGATGTTTATGCTCCAGTTGACGAACGCGAAGTTCGTATATCTGCTGTTCTATTTGAAGCCAATGTAGCAGAAATGCGTGAACGCGGTATAAACTGGGAATTTTTACTATCACGCAGTGGACTTTCTATAGGTGGAAAATTAGTTACTGTTCAAGAGCAAGTTCAACAACAAACTGGAACTACTACTCAAGTTCAACAAAAACCACCAGAATTTAGTGTAGAAACTCAATCCGAATTTTCTATGGGCAAATTTGATGGTTCTGCTACTTCTCTATTTAGATTTTTTGAATCACAAAATCTTGGTAAAATTATATCAAGACCAACAATAAGTACTGTTAATGGAGTTAAAGGAAGAACACAGGTTGGTTCGGATATTTCAATCAAAGAAAGAGATTTCGCTGGAAATTTAATTGATAGATTTTATTCAACAGGAACAATCATAGAAGTAACTCCATACATCTATACAGAAGAAGGAATTGATTATGTTTATATGAAGCTTAAAGTAGAAAGAAGCTCTGCAATACCCGGAACAATTACTACTGAAATTAGAAAAACTGCAGCCGAAACAAATGTTCTTTTGCTTGACGGTGAAGAAACTGCTATCGGTGGCTTATTCCTTAACGAAGAAAGCGTTGATAGACGTGGTGTTCCAATTCTTAAAGATTTGCCCTGGTGGGTTTTTGGATTAAAATATATCTTTGGTTACGACCAAAAAACTGTAACAACTAAAGAAATCATTATACTGATTAAAGCAGAAATTCTACCACCACTTAAAGAAAGAATCTCAACAAAAAGAGAACGTGGTGTTTTGAAAGATGAATTATTAAAAAATAAAGAAGCAATGGAAAACTATAAACAGGAATCTAATATAAAAAGTGATGACCCTAAAAAATAA
- a CDS encoding HAD family hydrolase — MKIDLIVFDLDGTLISSHETIYKATINTLEKLKIENKLIEEKFYKRIGLHFEDIFNEFDMNVPDFKQFIDIYKSIYFDYIDSSFLYEGVNETLNKLKALEIKIALLTTKSQEQAELILEHFKIKNKFDYIMGRRPGIQHKPSPEPLLYICNEMKMNTQNTLMVGDSELDVMCGKSANSLTCAVTYGYRKKEDLIKTKPDFIIDNLFKLISIVNGRV; from the coding sequence ATGAAAATAGACTTAATCGTTTTTGACCTTGATGGAACTTTAATAAGTTCGCACGAAACTATTTATAAAGCAACAATCAACACTCTCGAAAAACTAAAAATTGAGAATAAGCTTATCGAAGAAAAATTTTACAAAAGAATCGGCTTACATTTTGAAGATATTTTTAATGAGTTTGATATGAACGTACCGGATTTCAAACAATTTATTGATATCTACAAATCAATTTATTTCGATTATATTGATTCATCATTTTTATACGAAGGTGTAAATGAAACATTAAATAAATTAAAAGCTCTTGAAATCAAAATAGCATTATTAACAACAAAATCTCAAGAACAGGCTGAATTAATTCTTGAACATTTTAAAATAAAAAACAAATTTGATTATATTATGGGAAGGCGACCTGGTATTCAACATAAACCTTCTCCAGAACCTTTACTTTACATATGCAATGAAATGAAAATGAATACTCAAAATACTTTAATGGTAGGAGATTCGGAATTAGATGTAATGTGTGGCAAAAGTGCAAACTCTTTAACATGTGCAGTTACTTATGGATACAGAAAAAAAGAAGATTTAATAAAAACAAAACCCGATTTTATTATAGATAACCTGTTTAAACTGATTAGTATTGTAAATGGTAGAGTATGA